One segment of Alistipes finegoldii DSM 17242 DNA contains the following:
- a CDS encoding helicase-related protein — MSYQIKNQTIPKEKREDYNKRILKAIDKNKGEIPRETIFNCYTGLGGLHGLKQANFGNYNDYSQAKKEFEMGQFFTPHDLCRQIVEIAAPEATESILDMCCGMGNFFNYLPNPYNAYGFDIDPNAVKVAKYLYPDANIQTQDIRCFDPDQRFDIILGNPPYNLDFDREPSQFYFCEKAYNALNPAGIFILVVPMTFMKSEFWDKSQIGAIDRRFSFIGQTQLPVSTFSSLDVENFATKIMVFTRRTEHIERNSYKDDEFVSMECLKQRVADFRKLRQPLKLKLLRETNELLYSEDLAFQVKLKKYLYELKAHPHMQGKYEKALALVTKFRNQKPPQNYTRTQYDEFQKKKLTHAKVLAVIYRYIRRQYVVPRKEVALVKTNYTYKLKAYAPHMLDNVECKEAPIYQLTLNDGGLPTPVKDMSPNAAAQYAQAMRVIHRKHRQYLRHSTPILDVEPNKALAKHIAGLRFFNNYMEVCQFNDLQQHDMNLIFQRRYSLLNWQQGSGKTAVAYYYGKYLRSLGRIRNSVVLAPAIAIKMTWKPFLIKHKKRFVILTCEEDFKKIRPGMFILISTTMLEKNKRSVKLFMRGISRKVCLIFDESDEITNDETQRTRNSLDVFRRCKYKLLATGTTTRNNVAELYGQFEILYNNSVNFMCWCKKVYIEDRITHDIFCEDNTNVGKPFPPREGARLFKNCFCPGKVTVFGIEKRNQDIYNKYELAELIKKTILTRKFKEFAADKYEIRHHAVIPGPGEKAVYAKILKEFCEICSFYFTSTGDAKKDAALRLVRQIMLMIRACSTPNTLAGYDGEPFPRKTRYIANLIKTEIPTKVAVGCTTIEAMNMYTDYLGLMFPERPLFTIHGEISFERRQKIIAQFEETADGILVCTQQALKSSTNIPSCDDVILESLQWNIPKMEQFYFRFIRMDSRNKTRVHYVCYDESIEQNLIALILTKERLNEFIKVGEIMEESEIFDEFDVSTNLIENLLKRERDKDGNFYISWGNQKVA, encoded by the coding sequence ATGAGTTATCAGATCAAGAATCAGACGATCCCCAAGGAAAAGCGGGAAGATTACAACAAGAGAATCCTGAAAGCCATTGACAAGAATAAAGGGGAAATACCCCGGGAAACGATCTTCAACTGCTATACCGGCCTCGGAGGTTTGCACGGCCTCAAACAAGCCAATTTCGGAAATTATAACGACTATTCTCAAGCCAAGAAAGAATTCGAGATGGGGCAGTTCTTCACGCCTCACGACCTTTGCCGCCAGATTGTCGAAATAGCAGCTCCCGAAGCAACAGAAAGCATTCTGGATATGTGCTGCGGCATGGGCAACTTCTTCAACTATCTGCCCAATCCCTACAATGCCTACGGTTTCGACATCGATCCCAACGCCGTGAAAGTGGCCAAATATCTCTATCCCGACGCCAACATCCAAACTCAGGACATCCGGTGTTTCGACCCCGATCAGCGCTTCGATATTATCCTTGGAAACCCGCCTTACAACCTCGATTTTGACAGGGAGCCGTCGCAGTTTTACTTCTGTGAAAAAGCATACAACGCACTCAATCCTGCCGGAATATTCATTCTCGTCGTGCCCATGACCTTTATGAAAAGTGAATTCTGGGACAAGTCGCAGATCGGGGCTATTGATCGAAGATTCTCATTCATCGGGCAAACACAACTCCCTGTATCGACCTTCAGTTCATTGGATGTTGAAAACTTCGCTACCAAAATCATGGTTTTCACTCGCAGAACGGAACATATCGAGAGAAATTCATACAAGGATGATGAATTTGTATCTATGGAATGCCTGAAACAGCGCGTTGCGGACTTTCGGAAGCTCCGACAACCGCTAAAACTCAAATTGCTGCGCGAAACAAACGAACTGCTCTATTCCGAAGACCTTGCATTTCAAGTGAAACTCAAAAAATATCTGTATGAACTCAAAGCACATCCTCATATGCAGGGAAAATATGAAAAGGCGCTGGCGCTTGTAACGAAATTCCGCAATCAGAAACCTCCCCAGAACTACACCCGGACCCAATACGACGAATTTCAAAAAAAGAAACTCACCCATGCCAAGGTGTTGGCAGTAATCTATCGTTACATCCGGCGGCAATATGTAGTGCCACGCAAAGAAGTGGCACTCGTGAAGACCAACTACACATACAAACTCAAAGCATACGCCCCGCACATGCTGGATAATGTCGAATGCAAAGAGGCCCCCATATACCAGCTAACCTTGAACGACGGCGGGCTGCCCACACCCGTAAAGGACATGTCCCCAAACGCGGCGGCACAGTATGCACAGGCCATGCGGGTAATCCACCGCAAACATCGCCAATACCTGCGACACAGCACACCTATACTCGATGTGGAACCCAACAAAGCTCTTGCCAAGCATATCGCGGGGTTGCGCTTCTTCAACAACTACATGGAAGTTTGCCAGTTCAACGACCTGCAGCAACATGATATGAACCTGATTTTCCAAAGACGCTATTCACTCTTGAACTGGCAGCAGGGATCAGGAAAAACCGCCGTAGCGTACTATTACGGCAAATACCTGCGATCTCTGGGCCGCATACGCAACAGCGTCGTACTGGCCCCGGCGATTGCGATTAAAATGACATGGAAACCGTTTCTTATCAAACACAAGAAACGGTTTGTAATCCTGACATGCGAAGAGGATTTCAAAAAGATTCGCCCCGGTATGTTCATTCTCATTTCGACCACCATGCTCGAAAAAAACAAAAGGTCGGTGAAACTATTCATGCGAGGGATTTCCCGCAAAGTCTGCCTGATCTTCGACGAGTCAGACGAAATCACCAACGACGAAACGCAGCGTACACGCAACTCGCTCGATGTATTCCGCCGCTGCAAATACAAATTACTCGCCACCGGCACGACGACCCGCAACAACGTAGCCGAACTCTACGGACAGTTCGAAATACTCTATAACAACTCCGTGAACTTCATGTGCTGGTGCAAGAAAGTGTATATCGAGGATCGGATCACGCATGACATTTTCTGCGAAGATAACACCAACGTCGGAAAACCGTTCCCGCCACGAGAAGGAGCCCGCCTCTTCAAAAACTGTTTCTGTCCGGGAAAAGTCACCGTCTTCGGAATTGAGAAACGGAATCAGGATATTTACAACAAATATGAACTCGCCGAGTTGATTAAGAAAACAATCCTGACCCGGAAATTCAAAGAGTTTGCGGCCGACAAATATGAGATCAGGCATCATGCCGTAATCCCCGGACCGGGAGAGAAGGCAGTATACGCCAAGATACTGAAAGAATTTTGCGAAATATGCTCCTTCTATTTCACAAGCACCGGCGATGCGAAGAAAGATGCAGCATTGCGCTTAGTCCGTCAAATCATGCTAATGATTCGCGCATGCTCCACACCCAACACATTAGCCGGTTACGATGGGGAACCTTTCCCCAGAAAAACTCGCTACATCGCTAACCTGATAAAAACAGAGATTCCAACAAAAGTTGCTGTCGGCTGCACGACAATCGAAGCAATGAATATGTATACCGATTATCTGGGACTCATGTTTCCGGAAAGACCGCTGTTCACAATTCACGGAGAAATAAGTTTCGAGCGCCGCCAAAAGATTATTGCCCAGTTTGAAGAAACAGCAGACGGTATTCTCGTATGTACACAACAAGCTCTCAAAAGTTCGACCAATATTCCATCCTGCGATGACGTGATACTCGAATCCCTGCAATGGAATATCCCCAAGATGGAGCAATTCTACTTCCGCTTCATCCGCATGGATTCCAGAAATAAGACGCGCGTACACTATGTCTGCTACGATGAATCCATCGAACAAAATCTCATCGCCCTGATCCTGACTAAAGAGCGGCTCAATGAATTCATTAAAGTCGGCGAAATCATGGAGGAATCCGAAATCTTCGACGAATTCGACGTATCAACAAACCTGATTGAAAACCTGCTCAAACGAGAACGGGATAAAGACGGTAATTTCTATATCTCATGGGGTAATCAGAAGGTTGCATAA
- a CDS encoding LPD28 domain-containing protein: MSNETISNLDLKAIYLETEAGDIYGLFSEYRLKDAVLPKGLIAYGVRHSDDDDSVPSTIEPSATVNYFGSLIVDRPLDFRGKDHIDITEWGFDEDEELSDSLKQYLDK; encoded by the coding sequence ATGTCAAACGAAACTATTTCCAATTTAGACCTTAAAGCAATTTATTTAGAAACCGAGGCAGGTGATATTTACGGTCTTTTTTCTGAATATCGCTTAAAAGATGCTGTTTTGCCGAAGGGCCTCATTGCTTATGGAGTAAGGCACTCTGACGACGATGATTCTGTCCCCAGCACTATCGAACCATCGGCAACGGTAAATTACTTTGGCTCGCTCATAGTAGATAGACCCCTTGATTTCCGCGGAAAAGACCATATAGACATTACCGAATGGGGATTCGATGAGGACGAAGAACTTTCAGATTCGCTCAAACAGTATCTTGACAAATAA
- a CDS encoding DUF3560 domain-containing protein: protein MSTRSERKQNRIDRYNELARKAETKSIEAFEHSNSIVKCIPMGQPILVGHHSEKRHRRDLDKSWNAMGKSVQESEKAEYYRKKAEAAENNNAIYTEDEDSVERLEEKIARLEKLQQAMKDRNKIVRDKKLTEEEKIAKLIETGMTEKAAQGLIVPDVCNDIGYAACYLTNNSATIRNAKKRLERVKRLKSQEEKTYEVNGIRVVENPQENRFQIFFVKKPAEEIRQKLQHVGYRYSYGNGCWQCYLKRWNIEAGKQILMSLGND, encoded by the coding sequence ATGTCAACAAGAAGCGAAAGAAAACAAAACAGAATTGACCGCTACAACGAACTGGCTCGTAAAGCGGAAACAAAGTCGATCGAAGCGTTCGAACATTCGAACAGTATCGTGAAATGTATCCCTATGGGCCAACCGATTCTGGTAGGACACCATTCTGAGAAAAGACATCGCAGGGATTTGGACAAAAGCTGGAATGCTATGGGGAAATCAGTTCAGGAAAGCGAGAAAGCAGAATATTATCGCAAAAAAGCAGAGGCCGCAGAAAACAACAATGCGATCTATACCGAAGACGAAGACTCCGTAGAACGGCTGGAGGAAAAGATCGCACGGCTCGAAAAATTGCAACAGGCGATGAAAGATCGGAACAAAATCGTGAGGGACAAGAAACTCACGGAGGAAGAAAAGATCGCCAAGCTCATTGAAACCGGAATGACGGAAAAAGCGGCTCAAGGTCTAATCGTCCCCGATGTATGTAATGACATCGGCTATGCTGCGTGCTATCTGACAAACAACAGTGCGACTATCCGCAATGCAAAAAAACGCCTCGAAAGAGTCAAAAGACTCAAATCCCAAGAAGAGAAGACATACGAAGTGAACGGAATCCGCGTTGTCGAGAATCCCCAGGAAAACCGCTTCCAAATATTCTTCGTGAAGAAACCTGCAGAAGAAATTCGCCAAAAGCTACAACATGTAGGTTATCGGTATTCCTACGGAAATGGTTGCTGGCAGTGTTACTTGAAAAGATGGAATATCGAGGCCGGAAAACAGATACTCATGTCTCTCGGCAATGACTAA